The genomic window TCACTAGCCTAATCCTGCCCCTAGCTTCCAAACAGAGGCTGCGTATACTGCTGCCGAGCAACGAAGGAGGCTTTGGATGAAAAATGGATTTATGATCGCCGGCGCTGTCGCGCTCTGTCTCAGCGCGGGCTTTGCGGTTGCCCAGGATGCGCCGCAGATGCTGCGCCAGGACGACATGAAGGCGATCGGCAAGGCCATGGGCCAGCTCGGCGCGATCGCCAAGGGCCAGAATGCCTATGACCCGATCGTGGTCCAGGGCGCGCTTTCCGACATCTCCACCAGTATCACCGATTTCACGACCCATTTCCCGCCCGATTCGAAAACCGGCAACGGCACCGAGGCAAGCCCGGCGATCTGGGAAAACATGGATGACTTCGAGGCCCATGCAACCAAGCTCGCCGATGATGCCGATGCGCTGCTGGCAAACCTGCCCGCCGATCAGGCCGCCGTCGGAGACGCCATGAAGACGCTGGGGGCCAATTGCGCGGCCTGTCACAAACTGTACCGCGTCGATAAATAGAGCGGTTTTCTCGTTGTTGTTTCGCTGTCCCGGGCGCTTGCGCAGTCCGGGACAGCGTAATGGTTTCCACTTTGCCTGGAATTGCACCTTGCCAGTCAGGGCATGGGCAACGCGGCACCGGAGAATTGGCGTGAAGAAGCTCACGATCATCGTATTGGCTGTCGCCGCTCTCTTCATGGGGGCGGCCTTCGTCGTCGCCTTCACGCCGCCGAAGCTCGACCCGGCGGAGTATCAGAACCTCCAGGCCGCGGATCCGCATAATGGCGAGAAGATGTTCTGGGCCGCCCAATGTGCCGGCTGCCATGCGGCACCCGGTGCAACCGGCGAACAAAAGCTCGTCCTTTCCGGCGGCTATGCGGTCAGGAGCGACTTCGGAACCTTCTATGCCCCCAATATCTCGCCCGACAAGCAGGAAGGCATCGGCGACTGGTCGCTCGTCGACTTCGCCAACGCCGTGAAAAAAGGCGTCGGCCCGCATGGAAGGAACCTCTATCCCGCCCTGCCTTACACATCCTATGTGCGGATGCGGAACCAGGACGTCAAAGACCTGCATCGCTATATCATGACGCTGCCGCCAAGCAGCACGCCGAGCAAGCAACACGAGGTCGACTTCCCCTTCAACGTCCGGCCGGCGCTGTCGTTCTGGAAACAGCTGTTCTTCTCCGACGCGCCGCGCGTGCAGTTCACCAACGCCTCGCCCGAGATCATGCGCGGGCAGTATCTGGTCGAGGGTCCGGGCCATTGCGGCGAGTGCCACACGCCGCGCAACGCGCTGGGCGGCCTCGAATATGATAAATGGCTTGCCGGCGGGCCGAACCCTGATGGTGAAGGGACGATCCCGGACATCACCCCGGGCTCAAAACAGATCGGCAACTGGACGGCAGCGGAAATCGCCGACTATCTCGAAACCGGCTTTACGCCGGAGTTCGATACGGTCGGCGGCTCGATGGTCGATGTGCAGCAGAACCTCTCGCATCTGCCGCGCTCCGATCTCGAAGCCATCGCCGCCTATCTGAAGGCCGTGCCCGCACAGTAGAGCCTTTCCGCTTTTCCCCGGACGCGAAAACGCTCTGTCTCAGGCTGCTGACAAAGTCCTTGCCAAGTTCGTCCGTCATGCCGGGCTTGACCCGGCATCCAGGGCCGCTTGTGGTGAATTTCAGACAAGAGTCTTTGCGCGCAAGGATCAGGCGCTTGCTGGACCCCGGATCAAGTCCGGGGTGACGGCGGAGAGGGATGCGGCTTCGTAACCGCTTACGCGGTTTGTCAACAAACTCTATCTCTTTGTTGTTGCCGCAGGCTCAATCCGCCAGCACCTGCATGTAGCGCATGCCGGTCACCGGACGCGCGACGAAATCCATCTGCTGGTAGAACCGGTGGGCGCCGAAATTGCCCGTGGCGGCGCTGACCGACATATAGGTGCAGCCGGCGGCCCTCGCGAAATCGCGCGCGCGAGCGATCAGATGCTGGCCGACGCCGTGGTTCCTGTGGCCGTCACGCACGAAAAGATGGTGCAGATCCATGCCGCGCCGGCCCTGCTGGGCGCGGTAGAGCGGGGTCAGCAGCGCGTAACCGAGAAGCTGCGCTCCGGCATCGGCGACCAACGCCGTCACCCACGGCGTCGAGCCGAACAGGTCGCGCTTCAGGCTTTCCGCCGTCATCTCCGACGGATCGTCGTGAAAAGCGGAGAGCAGCCCGATCATGTCGAGCAGTTGCGGAATATCGGAGTCGACCGCCTTCCTGATGGTCATCAGGGCTGGTCGTTCCAGTGCGATTTTGTCTTGATCTTCAGTCATTGTCGTCCCTTGGCCTTCAAATTTGCCGCCGGGGGGACGTTTTGTTTCAGCACCTTGCCGCCCCCAGGCGGCCGGTGATGAACATGATCAATCGGCCGCTCCTATTGGAACAGCCAAAAATACTTATGATTGTGGGTCACGGTCTTGATCATGCAAAATCCAATGCGCCCAAACGCGGGCGTTGTCAATCCGAAAACGCAGCCGCCCCTATTTGCAGGTCGACCGCGCCCAGTCCATGTAGAGCGTCATCGCCTGTTTCGCCATCGGGCCGGGTTCGAAATCGCGGTCGTCGAGTTTGATCACCGGCACGACCTTGTTGTAATTGCCGGTGAGAAACAGTTCGTCGGCCTCCAGGAAATTCTTCACCGTCAGCGTCTTCTCCTTCGCGGCAATGCCGTTGTCGCGGAACAGCTTGAGGATGCGCTTGCGGGTGATCCCGGCGAGAAAGCAGCCATTCTCGGCCGGCGTCATCGGAATGCCGTCCTTGACCAGGAAGATATTGGCGGATGCCGTCTCGGCGACATTGCCAAGCATGTCGAGCGCCAGCGCATTGTCGAAGCCGCGGCCTCTCGCCTCCAGCATCATCCGCCCGGAATTGGGGTAGAGGCTGCCGGTCTTGGCATGGGTCATCGCCACTTCCGGCGACGGGCGGCGGAACGGCGAAACCGTCAGCCGCACCGGAACGGTGGAACGCATCGGCGTCTCAAACAGGCAGAGCGCGAAACGGGTGGAGGCCGGATCGGCGGGCACGAGGCCGGCAAGCCCGTGCTCGGCCCAGTACATCGGCTTGATATAGACCGCCTCGGCGCCCTTGAACCGCGTCAGCCCTTCCCAGACCAGCGCCTCGATTTCCTCCGATGTCTTCGTCGGCAGCAGGCCGAGCGCACGGGCAGAGCGGTTGATGCGCTTGCAATGCTCGTCAAGGTCCGGGGCCATGCCCTCGAAATAGCGCGCGCCGTCGAACACGGTGGAGCCGAGCCACATCGCATGCGACACCGGGCCGATCAGCGGCGGGTTGCCGGCAAGCCATTCACCGTCGACATAGGTCCATGTCTCGGATGCGGGGGTGGTGTCGACTGCTGCCATGTTATTCTCCTTCGGCCATCCGCATTGCGCCATCGCGGTGGCGGCGGCGGATTCTGTGGCGACAATCAAGACGGACCGTCGGGCAAGGTCAAGCGAAAATTCCCGGCCGGCCACGCGGCCCGACGCAGCCATATCGCGGCGCTGCCCTGAAAGGCCTAGCTAACAAACAATAAGCTGGAGCAACTTCGACGAACCCGTGTCACCGGACGTCTTTTAACGGCGCTTGTTTCTCTTCTCGCTCAGCACGCCGGCGCCGAGCCGCATGATCGCCTTCCTCAGCGCGTCGGATTCGATCCCGGTAAGCCGCGCCTCAAGATCGCGCTGCTCCGATGGGGA from Martelella sp. NC20 includes these protein-coding regions:
- a CDS encoding c-type cytochrome gives rise to the protein MKNGFMIAGAVALCLSAGFAVAQDAPQMLRQDDMKAIGKAMGQLGAIAKGQNAYDPIVVQGALSDISTSITDFTTHFPPDSKTGNGTEASPAIWENMDDFEAHATKLADDADALLANLPADQAAVGDAMKTLGANCAACHKLYRVDK
- a CDS encoding c-type cytochrome encodes the protein MGAAFVVAFTPPKLDPAEYQNLQAADPHNGEKMFWAAQCAGCHAAPGATGEQKLVLSGGYAVRSDFGTFYAPNISPDKQEGIGDWSLVDFANAVKKGVGPHGRNLYPALPYTSYVRMRNQDVKDLHRYIMTLPPSSTPSKQHEVDFPFNVRPALSFWKQLFFSDAPRVQFTNASPEIMRGQYLVEGPGHCGECHTPRNALGGLEYDKWLAGGPNPDGEGTIPDITPGSKQIGNWTAAEIADYLETGFTPEFDTVGGSMVDVQQNLSHLPRSDLEAIAAYLKAVPAQ
- a CDS encoding GNAT family N-acetyltransferase, which codes for MTEDQDKIALERPALMTIRKAVDSDIPQLLDMIGLLSAFHDDPSEMTAESLKRDLFGSTPWVTALVADAGAQLLGYALLTPLYRAQQGRRGMDLHHLFVRDGHRNHGVGQHLIARARDFARAAGCTYMSVSAATGNFGAHRFYQQMDFVARPVTGMRYMQVLAD
- a CDS encoding branched-chain amino acid aminotransferase; this encodes MAAVDTTPASETWTYVDGEWLAGNPPLIGPVSHAMWLGSTVFDGARYFEGMAPDLDEHCKRINRSARALGLLPTKTSEEIEALVWEGLTRFKGAEAVYIKPMYWAEHGLAGLVPADPASTRFALCLFETPMRSTVPVRLTVSPFRRPSPEVAMTHAKTGSLYPNSGRMMLEARGRGFDNALALDMLGNVAETASANIFLVKDGIPMTPAENGCFLAGITRKRILKLFRDNGIAAKEKTLTVKNFLEADELFLTGNYNKVVPVIKLDDRDFEPGPMAKQAMTLYMDWARSTCK